The stretch of DNA ATATAAGGCATTATAAATAGcatatattttcacttttaatgactgccaaaatatattgaaatgaGATTACAGCATTTTATAGTAGGCTAAGGACGGGGCATACACATCTCTGTGGCACACAGATAatgagacaaagagagagcagagagaggagagtgtaAAAGATTGAGATGGAAACTGAGTCACGGTCACAGAAAGCATACAATACGAATAcaccatacatatatacagctacaaatatatataaataaacgaGGGGATGCctgataaaaaaaacaaacacaatataaACAAATCAGAAAGACAAATCTCCTAGGGCTGGGGCCTATGTTTATATAtagattataattatattatatttttatgacaaAAGAAGGACCACACAAAGCATTAAAGCTCAATGATCAAAGATCAAAGCAATGCTGCAGAAGTAAAACGAAAAAGTGTGTAAGAGTAAAGAATTAAAATTCTAGCGGAAATAAATGtatagaaatagaaatgtAAGGaacacaaaagcaattttagGGACATCATATTAGGAAATAGATGGTAAATAATGGATCAAATAAGAGCTTGATAGATATTGAAAATTGGCAGAAAAGTAAGAAACGTTTTGAAAACtctgtaaaaataaaataaataaaaatgtgaaacttctagtgaaaataaaagtaacaTGATGTTCCCCTAAATCATCAACAATTTTCAAAGATCCCCTCCTCAGACGTTTATTATTACGCATTTCCGCGAAATGTCTCATCGGAAAAAACAAAGACTTTGCTCATAAACCGAAAACCGGAATGAACCCGAACAAATCAGCCCCAATGGGTGGGAGGACATTCAACTTTCAttcaaaacataaaaattaaacaaattaacaatCCCTTTATGGGATGCAGGAAGTGCGTCGTTGCTGCGTTTAAGGATAACTTTATTTTGGGAGTTAAGAGCTAAGAGCTAACCGAAACCCGGCAAATAAAGGTTGAACGAACCGCAGCGAAACGCTAAATTAGCGCTTAATGTGCGGATCGAACCGATTCAATCCGGATCGAAGAAACGGAGGAGGGTATTATGTCATAATTTATTCCATTTCGAAAACTAAACgaatacaaatttgcatttaaaaattatcaaagcataaaaaacaaGAGGAAATGCAGCGGAAAAAATAAGttaaataaagagaaaagaaaagagaatgaaaagagaaagagatgagaccaaagagagaaaaaatcaCTGCGGAAACGTTggcaaaattaaacaattaatatAGTAAATAATAGTAAATACATAAGTAACagtaaataatataaatacatcGAAGAGTGCCCTGGGAAGGGAGTGGATGATTACAGCAcagaaaaaattaaagattAAATAATGCAGAAATAGAGAGTgcagaaagagaaacgaaaacaGTGAAGATAGTGAAAAATACAAAGAGAAATAGAGACTCCAAGAGAGTAAAATATAACAatagaaaatgtgcaaaagaaagacaaaaagagagagtgaagatATTGCCATGAAGCAAGAGAAAAGTAACCCAAAAGAGATGAAGGAAATGGGGGAGGTGCGGGTTGCTGCGGCGTTGGCGCCATCCATTAACCCCAATGCATATTCATGAgtcccaacaaaaaaatcaccAAACACgacaccaaaaaacacacaaaaaatatgtcgCAATCGAAAAAATCGATAAACGTAGGCCAAGCGAatggttttttgttatttttttttttttgctttatttgttcctttgtttttctgttatctCATGCCGGGGTTCGACGTAGATTCAACCAACAGGTGTGGAATCGGAATCCAGTTATAttatacgatacgatacgatgcTTAAGGCATTACCTGTTTAAGATCTGATAAATCGAACACTGTgtcgaaaacagaaacagatccACAGATAGGCTGTAGATTTCGCAAAGACCTTTAGTCATTAACTTtgtgattattattttaaaaggGAAAAGAGTTTGCGATGTTTAGGATAAGATCTGAATACTTTCATGGAAGAgttttatggcatttatgGCATGCTCGGGCCTTCTCTTTTGAACTTTTCGCTTGTGCAACAGCTGAAGAATAAATCTGGTACCTTTGATACCCTCAGATCCATAAAGAAACCTGATCTTCTCCGAATTTATCTCCGGAATAAGTTCTCAATGCATTTTGGTGCGTACTTGCAATCATTACCTCCAATCATGGTAGACCTTAAACCTTATGGTTTTTATGTTTCTCTTGCTCTGTCTGTGGTTTAACCTTCCACGTACAGAAACCCAAGAAACCTTCAATCTTTCAAAGGTTTCCCCCCTATGGTAAAGAAGTTAACCGCAAAACGCTTTCactttcctttggctttgccattTGCAGTTCCATTTTCAATTCCATTGAAGGGGTTAAAGTGCGTCACACAACGGGGAAGTGTCGATGATAATTGAATAAACAGCCAGCGAATGCTGGCCACCACATGCTGCTCTTTCCTGGGGGGGTGGTGGTAAGTACGTGCGATACGTGGGCGTTGGTTGTCCACACGCGCATCCGATCTCTCTCCCCCCGCACACATTGTTCCTCTCATTGATATGCCGGACGCAAAAAAGAGTCGCTGCCGACTCTTATGCAACGTTTGTCTGATAACTGAAACGCTCTACCCCCGTCTCTGTACCCCTCTTTGGTAGGGCTACTCGACTCCACTCTGCGCCACTCCGATGTCTGGATGCCTGATGTCTGGCGGGGGATTAGGTAATAAGTGGAACGGCAATGCAATCGACAATTGAAGCTGTTGCCATTCGAAAGTAGGAGAGTGGCATCGATGCGGCGGTatttgccagctgctgctgctgctgcttgcagcTACTTCCAAGGCTGTTGCACTtcgtgaatgtgaatgtgaaaatTTCACCGCTTTTACTTTTTACCCCCACAGACTGGTGGTCGACTGGTCGCCTGCCCGCCTGGCCATTGGAAAATCGttttcatatatatttttggtatattttggtggctgtgtgtgtggtgtctgtCTGGTCTGCAAAAAACCGTAACGAAACAATTGACATATTGCCGGCCACTCTCGAATGTTTTCGGAGCCAATGAACTATCGATGCACCGAGGAGAGCTGCAGTTGCTTGCAGCTGTCCAGCAGCCTTGGGGGtcattccatccatccatcaattgTGCAACCGTTTGACCTGCATTGAACCTGAAATCCAAGTGGATTCCCATTGGAATGTGCCTCTTAATCAGTGCCCCCCCAACAGGCAAACAGCCAGACAGCTGTCAAATGTGTGAGATGTCTGTGTGATAGCATcccccacccatccacccacccagccatccatccatcaataTTGCACACGAAATGTAATCTGAGTACaagtttaatatttgtttgtttcggcAGGAAATTTACCCACCAGATATGCGGATTATTTGTtgccaaacaaatatttaaaaagtattcaaagaaaattcaataaaaatcaacagtggaaaaaaagggaaaccaaCGAAGCAGCAAACCAAATGCCGTGCAACAGTTGCATAATCTTATCGCAAATAGGCAAAAAGATATAGATAAAATATCTACCACAAATGGTGAGTGGAATATACGGGAGTGGCAAGGTggcaaaaatataatcaataTTTTAGTCGACCTTAATGTTATATTCCAGTGAAAAGTGACAACATTCTAATGCCAAATGTGGCAACATTTTATTCGAAAAATTGTCATCGTTTTCCCGTGTAATATTATGGTGAGGAAACctgcatttatttgccatcAATGATAAAAACTTAACTTATCTTGAGATAAATTATCTCTGACATAAATAACTTTGTACGCTTTTTACAACAGCTGACAAAACAATGATAATCGCAATTGTTTTTCtacgtatcgtatcgtataaTTATTTCCTGTAATACCTCTCAATCAATCTCGAatgacagaccgacagacagccTAATAATCCAAGCCCAACATTAGGAACACGCCCTACTTTTGAGCTCTGCTCTGAAAACTGAAATCGATTGGGGGCTTTATTAAGggaaattccattccattcaagATTTCTAGGAATCTAATATATAGTTTTGGAATGAGTTAATAAGTTATGCACTACAATAAGGTGTAGCTGGAATTTATATACAagatttttataataattccataatttcatttactttaCTTCATTTCTGTACTCTCTGGAAATTTTACACCTAatcttctgtttttttatgGAACATTTGTAGAGTTTTGCAACCCGCTCGCTGCCCTACAATATtccttatttgcttttgcgaTCCATCCCTCATTCAGTCATTTCCCCACGACCTGCCTTTACCCTCACagtccgtgtgtgtgtcgcgtTATCAGGGAGAGGGCGCTGCTTCTGTGTATCGCCTTTAAATGCGTCACTAAAGTCCACTACTAAGTAGGGGATCAGGGAAGCAGGGTGTCAGGGTGATGTCAGGGTATCAGGAGGAGAGCACGCAACGCTCGAACAAAGGGGCCCTGGCCACATGAGTATTCCTATTCGTATTATCAACtaattttgtgttaatttttaatagaTCCCCGGCGCTCAGTGGAAAAGTTACACGCAAAAACAGACAAAGACAGTGGCGAGGGAGCTGGGGACTCGGGGCTAATGCTTCGAgtgttttcctctctctctctcgattgaCGAGAGTCTGTTGACAAGTTCtgctcaacaacaaaatgattaTTAAATCAGCCATAGCAAAATGAAATAGTTGAAGCTATTCAGTGTGGCATCGTTTCAGTGCGGATTACAtctgaaaatatttatcgTGGAAGATATGTtgaaattaaacgaaattaacGAATTCTAGAAGTTTTCCAGAATGAAATAGTTTGTAAGCCGAGTCTATGATTCATTTGCTAGAAAAACCTCTGGGAGACCGAATCTTTGCAGATTCTTCCTGCACCAAGATGAACATATTTTCTAGTGGAAAACTCCTCCAATCTTTCAACATTACGTGTGGGCTTTAACGACTGTTTCTTGGTTTACTctgtgaaaattaaatgctctTTATCTAGAGGCTTTCGTAATGTGTTGACTGGCAGTAGAGTCAACATTTGTGGCCCACCTCGACTGGCCTTTACCAGAAcatcaacaaattgaaattgggGACAGTTTTCAGAGCACAAGTCGTTAACGGTGGCGACGGCGGCAACTGTGGCGACTGCGGCAACGGCGGCACATGTCAATATGGCCCAAATATTATGCACCGCAAGAAACaggttgttgcttttgttggcacACGCGGCacagcaacaggcaggcaggcattcactccacacagacacacaatcgctcactctgtctctcatgcactcattcactcactcagtcagtcatgCAGTCCTACAGTCACTCATACACTCACGAATACTTTGGTGTGGCATTGGATTGAATCTGTCAGACGTAGACGATGTTGCTTCTTGCTTGGTGCCATTCACAAATGCAGTTGCAGGAGTACAGTGTGCAGTACAGTGCGGTACATTAAACAGATGGTACAAATATTCATATAGAGATAGATGCGGATGGATTCACAGTTCCCTTAGCTGCACATTTAATGGCATTAAATATCAAATTCTTCGATGGaaataatttttcttttttttaagacAATTTTTCTCCATTTTCGTTTATCTTGCAATACCTTTTCTTTAAAGTTATGCAACGCACTGTTTTATCATTGAGAAAGCAATGAGCATACCATAATGACTGACTTGTTACCATTCAGCAAGTTAAGGCCAGTAGTGCTCTACCTTTTCTTTTAGACTTCTCttttttcaacactttttaTTCCCTTTTGTTCAGAAATAAATGAGGTTTTTCTTTATCgttgacttttgttttttgttttattttgttactcTTTTGCCCGGATTCAGAAAGCGTAAATAACTGAATttcataaaaaattaaaaatatgccAGATGCCACAGATGGCCAGACGACTTCTGACTACCGGGTTGAAGTACCTCCATGAACTCCTTCTTCTTCCACTAGTAACCTCCTTTTATGTGGATATACTAATAGTTTATTTCTTTACTTCTTCTACTCCTTTACTTCTTTATTAtggaaaattgtaaatgttCTTTCTTTTCAGATTTGTTCTGCTATAATGCCAGTGTCGTGTTATGATAGAGTTATTCCGCTAATTTTCTGTGGGATATTTGATCTCTTTTGTTCCGGGGAAATATCTCTAATTTTCTATCGGATATTACCCATTTTCTGTACCGAATAAATCTCTACTTTACGGTGTAATTTACTCGACTTTTTAGCGGATCTACCTCCTCTTTTCCCTCCCTCCATTACCGCCTCGTTGCCGTCTGCCGCTCCTTCATGGCTTTTTGCTTAAATTCAATTGTTAAATGGTCCTCATTGttgtaatttccattttgcccACTCATGATGTTTTctttataaaaaatacaactttgcttttttctttaaaACCTCAACTTTCAGAGGCCTTACAGTCAGAGTTTATTGTGTTAATGGACGTtttcgacgacgacgacgactacgcaATAGAAACTGACTTTAATTGCACACcttttttactctttttttacTCTGTTTTTTTACTCTGCTCTGCTTACAACATGCtctaaaaagagagagagagagagggcgaaaCAACCCAAAAATAATTGTACATTTGCTAGGCGCCCAATagatttcactttttttttgccacggttttgcttttgtttcattgtggatttgttggccataaaacaatTCAATGCCAACTTCAAATGAGTTTATGGGCgatcacaaaaaataaagacagGAAAAACGTGTATAAATTTTATTAGATTTCAAGCACAGACATCACAGACACATAAAAACATCGAAAAATCGAAGGGGATATTCGAATCAAGAGAGGAAAACAGGATATAATGCAGGAATGTTATGGAAAATTCAGAATTTAAAATATCCGCTGATTTTAATCTATTATTagagaaagaaaattaaagatGTTCAACATTTAATGGCTCAAAGAGCTTGAAACATGATCAGCAGAAAATGACGTGTAGTTCCTCTAGCTAGAGGCCTCTAAATGTTTATAAGAAAGTGATCGAATATCTCCGTCCCGTACAATCAGTAGATGAAACATAGAACCCACATGCCCTGATGCTCCTACAATTACAGGGTGTAAACATAGAAGAGAGAACACTATAAATATAAAGTTTCCCTACTGCTGGGAATACCCCGGGGATGGCCAATGAGCGATGGGGAGGCGGTAATAGTCGTATAAAGCATGTGTTAAATAATGATCAGACTACTGCCGATACGAATGAATATCATAGAGACCCGCACCCACTATTTGTGATATATTCACAGAGATACTCGTACCCGTACTCGCGCACTCGTGTTTATTCGTGATACGTTGATCgtcaaacatttataaataagtAGACGGGTAAaagcaattgaattgaaaagtGTCTGCTTTAGCATGGGGCACTTCCTATATTCCACCGTCGGACGAGTTttgattatatatttatgcaaaaatgatgTATGCTATAAGGCATGGAATGATGCAATGCTATGTGGGCTCTTCCTTCTGTAAAGAGTTTAAAGATTGGGGGGGACGCCTCCTAGCCATCTGATAATCAATTACAATCGCCTGTGGCGCGTGCccgttgccttttgctgcctttcaGTGCCCCATTGACTGGGATCCGTATcgcgtttttgtttgtgggttgCAGGCAACGGCTGTTGCGCCTCTTTCTCTCAGCCTAGCCTCCACCTCCATTGTTTCGACGACGCTGACGACGTTCACTCGGTTGTCGGTTTCGTTTTTTCTGTACATTGAAAACCGcgagaagaaaaacaattgcaagGCGATTGCTTTGTACCCCTTTTACGGGGAAATAAACGTAGTACTAGTACTTGAAGAAGTTTTACAATGGGAGTTCCGatgagtgtgagagagaaagggaggcATAGGCATAACTAATTATTTGTATCcggtgcgagtacgagtagtaCACAAGGCTAACATGTAAATGCTTGGCTAGAAACGATGGAATCTATTGCGCGTCGCGTGTTGAAATACTTAAaggtatgtacacatatttgtacatacatatttacatatctgGCAACTGTGTTTCTCTTATTGTAACTATCATCACCCGAAATCTTCTGCTTCTCCGTAAATACCGTTTCTTCAAAACATTCCTTCGACATCGAAAGGTGAATTTGATATGGCAAAGAGGTTTGCTTGTAAAATCTGGCAACGCCGTCGTCGCATTAAATTACGGTTTATCTGGATTCGCGACAAAGACACAAACCTTCCTTATGAGAtaaagagggagaaagagacagaATCTCTGcacaaagaagaaagaaagttgcaaacaaaaacaaagaaaaccagaaaaaagaagaagacgTCGGCGACCAGGAAACGAGTGCGGAAAAACTGTGTGCAGTcagtcaatgaatgaatgaaagaaGAGCAGGCACCGCATAGAAGAGGGATAGGAGGTGGAGGGAAGACCCCGAGACgtgggggaaaaaaagagttgctggaaaaaaagaaaaacataaattgcCGTAGGCCCCCACAGCATTTTCTATTTCGTTTGGGAGGTAAGCCGCCAGCcccacagctgctgccgctgctgccacgctcTGATCTGCTTTGCGCTTTTCAAGAAAACAAGGAAAACGTACCGTTATTTATGAGCTGCAATTGTGTTGAAAAGGGGAAAATACTGTGAGGTGGGGATGGATGGGGCTTCAGAGGGAGCAGAGAGAAGTGTGTTAATTaacaaaagagaagcagaaaagTGTCGGCATCCGGAAAGTGaggcaatgaaaatgttgtaTTTCTAAATTTTCAAATCTATTTAGAGcgtaataaattaataaaagaaaaagtttaACCACAGACGGAACTTTGCCACGAAGGGGAGACATTTCGATTTATGTGGAGAAAACTATAAGAAAGCTATTTAACGAATTTGATTAGAGAACGTACATGAAGTGTTGTTGATTTAACATCTAATAGGATTTAAAATACCTATTTTAATAAACTGCAAGATATTCGATTTGTTGTAACTTTTCATTAGCAATGTATCCACTACCTTTTACTATCAATAACCATTTCAAAATCTCCATCATTTCAATAATCTTATCTAATCTAACGACAGATATAGACAGTCCTATGGAGGCCTCTTCTTGAAACACCTGAAAACCCTTTGGAAACAtctgttgtttgcttgttaGCTTCGTTATTTCTACAATGAGATTTCCAGCCAATGTCGACACTGACCTCCAGGTAACCCGAGGTCATCGTCGACGTCGTataacacacactcacacaccttatacaacaaaaaagtgatGTAGTGTTTGCCTTCGATTGAATGGATTGTGGATTTACGTGTAAATTGCTTCtaattttggttttcctcTAGGGGATACACTCAAAAATCTGGCGACGGCAATCAAAATGTCAAGCGGATCGACAGATTGACGAGCGATCGGCCATCGGAAGCAGAGAGGTTGACTCCAAAGGGGCTGCATGTGAGACGGGGGGAATGGAAACAtcaatgttttatttttggcgtCCACCGCCCTCCCGCTCTTTCTAACGGTACAGCATATTCCAGGCAGCAaccgagagagggagagagagctaaaTATAGATGCAATGTGGAATTCAGTGATGGAATTGTGTCTGAATGCCGACgaaaatccaaaaataaattactcaATCACTGGAAAGCCGAGGCTACCGATGGCCCATCAAACAGCTTTgacattgtttttgttttgtttcttttttttgcaagttTTTTGATGGGAAACTCCAAGTAATTTTCCATTGCACCCATAAGTATGAGTACGAGTAACGCGAGTATCAAGAACAGATCCCAAATTACCCCCAGACGTAGATAcataaattagttttaattgtaatttgcaAACACGAACACAGGCGGCAGCTGGCGccatttttctgcttttgtttctggtGCGTGTGAGCATGTGTGCGTGCATACTGTAGTGTGAGAGTGTATTTCCAATTTGAATTGAGACTGGAACGAATGCAGTGAATGCGGTTTCCACACAGACACTGCCACATACACGTCGCACatgctgcaaaaacaaaatgctaaTGCAACTGATGCagttgtatgtgtgcatgtgtgctaTAGCTGTTTGCCGTGTTCTGCCAGCGTCAGCGAATTAATCATCCAGCAACGGTTAAAACCCAGCTGGCACACAAAGAGCAAGTGAGAGGCAAAGCGGGAGAGAAGAGGAGAGCAAGCTTTGACCAGGGCCAAAGCAAACGCTGACGTCACAGCGACACAGTTAACAAAcgaaccaacacacacacgtacacatacACTGCAGAGTTGCTTTGACACCATTCGCactgttgctctgctcttaATTAATTACAGCTCTCCCTCCTCCCCTGCACACTCtttatacatacgtatatttAGCCAGTGTGAGAGGTGATAAGAGGGAACTATGATTTGGGTTATCAGAGTCACCGTTTACTGTACCTTGGGTTTGTTCAGCCACTTGCGAAATGTGTCcatcgttgctgttgttgttgtaggaGCGATGCAGTTGCAGCGCCGCCACAGCTGTTGATGCTCTCAATCGCTTCCTCTTCCAATGAAGTGCGTTTTTGTTGTCCTTGCACACTAGTACAACAGCACGCACGCACCAACAACACTCAGCAACGAACGAGTGTGAGCGAGATAGGAGATTCGGAGTGGGGGGACcacgaaaaccaaacaaaacaaagaaatacacacgaccaacaacaacggcaCTACTTCAACTGCCTTGGCCACACTGCGTTCAATATGTTTAGCgactgctgcctctgctggcgctgctgtgaGCCTTCTGCGTCGCGATTTCACCTCTAAATGCACATTATTTCACTTAAcacttttttataattttttccgAATTTCGGGGCCTGTTTATCGTACTTGTCTGGTGTTAATTTTTGACTGCcttttgcactttgctttttggctttgactttttctttgctttgcgtttcgaagcagcagccacaacaacacaTCACACGCGTGACTTTTTTCCTGCTCGCTTATTCCTTATTCCACACCACTCCCGCACATTACACTTGCAACTGCATTTCACCAGGCGGAAACTGCGTCGATTTGgttaaaaattcttaaaatatattaaacgAAATGTGTGAAACTGGCTTTTCGGGAGCGAAAAAACCATTAAACTCGCGCAACACTCATCCGCCCTTGCCGTTTCCGTCAGCGGCGTCGTCCGTTtagtttaaagtttttttttcgaatgcgaaacaaaaacacaaagcgGAATGTAGGCGAAGAGGAAGAttggcagtgtgaccgcggatttctCGTTGAAATATACCGCATGTCCCTCgaaaatatacgaaaatataccttttcatCTTCAATACATACCGTAAACATACCAAATCCTAATTTTTAACATTTCATGTAACATTACAAGCTAGCTGTGACTCTAAACTCCCAACTCAAATTTTAACCGATACTGAGTCAACACTCTGCAATAACAATATCTTAAATAGTACTATGTGTTTTAAGGTTTGAACAGAAAAGGCACGATAAAGTGTAATTTTATCTAACATTGTAACTACATGAAAACTACCCATTTTCTACATGTCAACAACATATTTTTTACAAAATTAACCTCATTTAAAACGCAAGAAATTGAAAGAGCAAATCATGACGCCTATGATATGTTTAGTTGgctattaaaatttaaacatttttattgtacTCACTTTGATTTGAATTGGCGAAGAGAAAAAGCGTGACTGCGGATtaatcgatcaaatataccgcagaACCCTTCAAAATATAacttctcattttcaaaatataccgtaaagcGTAAATCATTTTCCCAATTTTAATGTTCGGATTAATATTATCTGCTAGTGAGGACTCTTAGCACTAAACCAAAAATTTTATGTGATTCATCAATAAATTCTTTACAAGATTGTCAGGTTTTCATGACTACATTTGATTGTATTGCTTACAGAAAATGTTCAAACTAAGAATGTGGGAATGGAACGACTACTTTTACTTTGACTACTTTTTCTATTTATAATTGTATGTTAAAATTATGTTTTCCAAGCTGCTTTTAAACACGAATAATGACTTTATCTTAGAGTTACATGGTTTAAACCTATTCTTACTACTATTAATCAGTTTTCTACTTTCactataattattttttgggATTGGCGGTGACTGAGTTTTGAAGTAGATTCGTGACTCTATGGCGAGCTTCTCTTGCCGCCTCTGGAGTCATATCGTTCAGCAGAAAGTCCCAGTAGGTCAATACTTCCATATTCTTAAATGGTTGCTTTGTTGGGAGCTCCTTCGCCTCTTTTACCAGGTTCTGCAGAATGTCTACTATGGCACTGGAATTCGTAGAGATGCATTGCACTTCCTTTTCTTTGGTCTGCTGCAAAAGTAACTTGTTTAGCATTTAAGAAATccattattaattttatactCACCATTGAGTAGTTACTCTCGGATAACGAACTCGCTTCCGTATCGTGCATGTGGGAGTTGTTGACCATTGGGGAGCTGGGTGCCTCCCAAATCACCTCCGGTTCCATTTTCATCGTTTTTGAGTTCGTGCTCGCGGAATGCGAGtcatcatccacatcattCTGATCTTCCGGGCAGCCGGGTAAATACAATACTTCAGTGCTTCTCCTTTTTAAACGAGAGGGTGCTGCAGGTATGTTGCCAAGAATGGAATGCATTGTCTCAAAGTGCTCCCACCTCGTTTGCCTCTTTTGATTCTTGATCGCTTCATACGTTTTCTTCAAGTTCCTAAACTTCCTGTCAAGCTGCTGGGCGTTTATGTCGCAAATACCATGCTCCTCCAGTTCTAGCAGAACGCTTTTCCACACGTCCCTTTTCCTCTTCATCGGATCCAGAAATTCTTCTCTTCTGTCATAATACATTTGGAGTAGTAGCTTCGTGGATTCAGAGTCCCACCTTCTCTCTTCACCTGCAATACAGATAAgtaaatt from Drosophila subobscura isolate 14011-0131.10 chromosome O, UCBerk_Dsub_1.0, whole genome shotgun sequence encodes:
- the LOC117896900 gene encoding uncharacterized protein LOC117896900 isoform X1, translating into MEQSEERRWDSESTKLLLQMYYDRREEFLDPMKRKRDVWKSVLLELEEHGICDINAQQLDRKFRNLKKTYEAIKNQKRQTRWEHFETMHSILGNIPAAPSRLKRRSTEVLYLPGCPEDQNDVDDDSHSASTNSKTMKMEPEVIWEAPSSPMVNNSHMHDTEASSLSESNYSMQTKEKEVQCISTNSSAIVDILQNLVKEAKELPTKQPFKNMEVLTYWDFLLNDMTPEAAREARHRVTNLLQNSVTANPKK
- the LOC117896900 gene encoding uncharacterized protein LOC117896900 isoform X2, encoding MEQSEERRWDSESTKLLLQMYYDRREEFLDPMKRKRDVWKSVLLELEEHGICDINAQQLDRKFRNLKKTYEAIKNQKRQTRWEHFETMHSILGNIPAAPSRLKRRSTEVLYLPGCPEDQNDVDDDSHSASTNSKTMKMEPEVIWEAPSSPMVNNSHMHDTEASSLSESNYSMTKEKEVQCISTNSSAIVDILQNLVKEAKELPTKQPFKNMEVLTYWDFLLNDMTPEAAREARHRVTNLLQNSVTANPKK